In a genomic window of Stakelama saccharophila:
- a CDS encoding FAD-linked oxidase C-terminal domain-containing protein, which produces MPEPDPAMLARRAEIAAVLRAIVPAGVIDTAEELRAYDCDALTAYRQLPLLVVLPDTVEQVAAVLAWCHAEGVRVVPRGAGTSLSGGALPLADGILLGLSKLNRIIELDPDNRVAVVQPGVTNAAISEAAGAHGLYYAPDPSSQIACTIGGNIAENAGGVHCLKYGLTTHNVLGIEMVTMAGEILRIGGKMLERPGYDLLGLAIGSEGLLGVVSEVTVRLLPRPEATRALLIGFDDVATAGQCVADIIAQGIIPAGLEMMDRAAIHATEAFLEIGYPLEAEALLIAEVDGPDAECAYLAGKIRAIAERCGATSVEQSAGEADRARFWAGRKAAFPAMGRISPDYYCVDGTIPRRRLPEMLRAMAQMSAQYGLRVANVFHAGDGNLHPIILYDANREGEFGKAERLGAEILTRCVEMGGVLTGEHGVGVEKRDLMPAQFDPVDLDQQQRVKCAFDPQLLLNPGKMFPTLRRCAELGREHVHHGEVKFPDLPRF; this is translated from the coding sequence ATGCCCGAACCCGACCCCGCTATGCTGGCGCGGCGTGCCGAGATCGCCGCCGTGCTGCGCGCGATCGTACCCGCCGGGGTGATCGACACGGCGGAGGAGCTTCGCGCCTATGATTGCGATGCGCTGACCGCCTATCGCCAATTGCCGTTGCTGGTCGTCCTGCCCGATACGGTCGAGCAGGTGGCGGCCGTGCTCGCATGGTGCCACGCAGAGGGCGTCCGCGTGGTGCCGCGCGGGGCGGGGACATCGCTTTCGGGGGGCGCCCTGCCGCTGGCAGATGGTATTCTTCTGGGGCTGTCCAAGCTGAACCGGATCATCGAGCTGGACCCCGACAACCGCGTGGCGGTGGTGCAGCCGGGCGTGACCAATGCCGCGATCAGCGAGGCGGCGGGCGCGCACGGCCTCTATTATGCGCCCGATCCCTCCAGCCAGATCGCGTGCACCATCGGCGGTAACATCGCCGAAAATGCCGGCGGGGTGCATTGCCTGAAATACGGGCTGACCACGCACAATGTGCTGGGCATCGAGATGGTGACGATGGCGGGAGAGATTCTGCGCATCGGCGGGAAGATGCTGGAGCGGCCAGGCTATGACCTGCTGGGCCTCGCCATCGGGTCGGAAGGGCTGCTGGGCGTGGTGAGCGAGGTGACGGTGCGCCTGCTACCCCGGCCCGAGGCGACGCGCGCGCTGCTGATCGGGTTCGACGACGTGGCGACCGCCGGCCAGTGCGTCGCCGACATCATCGCGCAGGGCATCATCCCGGCGGGGCTGGAGATGATGGACCGCGCCGCGATCCATGCGACCGAGGCGTTTCTCGAGATCGGCTATCCGCTGGAGGCGGAGGCGTTGCTGATCGCCGAGGTCGACGGGCCCGATGCGGAATGCGCCTATCTGGCCGGAAAGATTCGCGCGATCGCCGAACGGTGCGGTGCAACGTCGGTGGAGCAGTCGGCCGGCGAAGCCGATCGGGCGCGCTTCTGGGCCGGGCGCAAGGCGGCCTTTCCCGCGATGGGGCGTATCTCGCCCGATTATTATTGTGTCGACGGCACGATCCCGCGCCGCCGCCTGCCCGAGATGCTGCGCGCCATGGCGCAAATGTCGGCGCAATATGGTTTGCGGGTCGCCAATGTCTTTCACGCCGGCGACGGCAACCTTCACCCGATCATCCTGTACGACGCCAATCGCGAGGGCGAGTTCGGCAAGGCGGAGCGGCTGGGCGCCGAAATCCTGACGCGGTGCGTCGAAATGGGCGGGGTATTGACCGGCGAACACGGCGTGGGAGTCGAAAAGCGCGATCTGATGCCCGCCCAGTTCGACCCGGTCGATCTGGACCAGCAGCAGCGGGTGAAATGTGCCTTCGACCCCCAATTGTTGCTCAATCCGGGCAAGATGTTCCCCACGCTTCGCCGCTGCGCCGAACTGGGCCGCGAACATGTCCATCACGGAGAGGTCAAATTTCCCGACCTGCCGCGCTTTTGA
- the glcE gene encoding glycolate oxidase subunit GlcE: protein MIRPENSEALTIAIREHVEARRTIAVRGGGSTGWRGDADVHADLSAHRGVLDYDPEELVLTVRAGTPLSEVEALLAERRQMLAFDPVDAGLVRDGRAAGATVGGVVATGNAGPRRVTAGATRDHLLGFTAVSGRGEAFKAGGRVVKNVTGFDLPKLFTGSRGTLGVFDTLTLRVLPAPRFEASMVVKASCMEAEPVMHRAMRHPAGISCAAWQAGRLLLRLEGFRPSVDARFDAVATMIGADRVERIEAEESAGLWRGVAQVALLRKTPTLWRTSLPATAGVAFAARMMAEGFAALIDWGGARVWLGGEHAAATMVYRLAAEMGGHARLVRGVSDTPAPLPDTVTRTTSERIRDAFDPHRLLNPGLDPWNH, encoded by the coding sequence GTGATCCGCCCCGAAAACAGCGAGGCGCTGACCATTGCGATCCGCGAACATGTGGAGGCGCGGCGCACCATCGCGGTGCGCGGCGGCGGCTCGACGGGGTGGCGGGGCGATGCCGATGTGCACGCCGACCTGTCGGCGCATCGCGGCGTCCTCGATTACGATCCCGAGGAGCTGGTCCTGACGGTGCGCGCCGGAACGCCGCTTTCCGAGGTCGAGGCGCTGCTGGCGGAGCGCCGGCAGATGCTTGCCTTCGATCCTGTCGATGCCGGATTGGTGCGCGACGGGCGTGCGGCCGGCGCGACCGTCGGTGGCGTCGTCGCGACCGGCAATGCCGGCCCGCGTCGCGTAACGGCGGGGGCGACGCGCGACCATCTGCTCGGCTTTACCGCCGTGTCGGGCAGGGGAGAGGCGTTCAAGGCGGGCGGGCGCGTGGTGAAGAACGTGACCGGCTTCGACCTGCCCAAGCTGTTCACCGGCAGCCGGGGCACGCTGGGCGTTTTCGACACGCTGACCCTGCGCGTGTTGCCCGCGCCGCGATTCGAGGCGAGCATGGTGGTGAAGGCTTCCTGCATGGAAGCGGAACCGGTCATGCACCGCGCGATGCGCCATCCCGCCGGTATTTCCTGTGCTGCCTGGCAGGCCGGGCGCCTGTTGCTGCGTCTCGAAGGATTTCGTCCCTCGGTCGATGCGCGGTTCGATGCCGTGGCGACGATGATCGGCGCCGACCGTGTCGAGCGGATCGAGGCGGAAGAGAGCGCCGGATTGTGGCGCGGCGTGGCGCAGGTCGCGCTACTGCGGAAAACACCGACGCTCTGGCGAACATCGCTTCCCGCCACGGCCGGCGTCGCCTTTGCCGCGCGAATGATGGCGGAAGGCTTCGCCGCGCTGATCGACTGGGGCGGTGCGCGGGTGTGGCTGGGCGGTGAACACGCGGCAGCGACGATGGTGTATCGACTTGCCGCCGAAATGGGTGGCCATGCGCGGCTGGTGCGCGGTGTCAGCGATACGCCGGCGCCGCTGCCCGATACGGTGACCCGAACGACGAGCGAGCGGATTCGCGACGCTTTCGATCCGCATCGCCTGTTGAACCCCGGCCTCGATCCCTGGAACCATTGA
- the glcF gene encoding glycolate oxidase subunit GlcF, whose amino-acid sequence MQTRFSPEQLADPTTHESETVIRRCVHCGFCTATCPTYVLLGDELDSPRGRITLMKEMLERGETPTREVVTHVDRCLSCLACETTCPSGVSYRRLVDHARSYIEATYRRPLGDRMLRGMLAAILPYRRRFATAARLGRMVRPLAPVMERWEALRPLAAMLRLSRRPPPVPAYRACRTAPVRRRVAMLEGCVEPVMGAHVQATARRLLERMGCEIVTVSGAGCCGAMPQHLGQGERAEDFARANVDAWSRAIAAGVDTIVVTASGCGSVLKDYGHLLRSDARYVEAAQRISARVRDVTELVAELGLPDGVLGDDAPVVAYHPACSLQHGQRVRDMPKALLEHAGFVVMLPWEAHLCCGSAGTYNILQPAIASQLGARKAAALDTGRPRAIATGNIGCMAQIAQYTDTPLVHTVELLDWATGGPMPPALVQARKA is encoded by the coding sequence ATGCAGACGCGCTTTTCCCCCGAGCAGCTTGCCGATCCGACGACGCACGAATCCGAAACCGTTATCCGGCGCTGCGTGCATTGCGGCTTCTGCACCGCGACATGCCCCACTTATGTCCTGCTCGGCGACGAGCTGGACAGCCCGCGTGGGCGGATCACGCTGATGAAGGAGATGCTGGAGCGCGGTGAGACGCCGACGCGAGAGGTGGTGACTCATGTCGATCGCTGCCTTTCCTGCCTGGCATGTGAAACGACCTGCCCCTCGGGCGTCAGCTATCGCCGGCTGGTCGACCATGCGCGAAGCTATATCGAGGCGACCTATCGCCGGCCGCTCGGCGACCGGATGCTGCGCGGTATGCTGGCGGCGATCCTGCCCTATCGGCGGCGTTTCGCGACGGCCGCCCGGCTGGGCAGGATGGTGCGTCCGCTCGCCCCGGTTATGGAACGATGGGAAGCGCTTCGCCCGCTTGCCGCGATGCTGCGCCTGTCGCGCCGTCCGCCGCCCGTGCCTGCGTACCGCGCTTGCCGGACTGCGCCGGTGCGGCGCCGCGTCGCGATGCTGGAGGGGTGCGTGGAGCCGGTGATGGGCGCGCATGTGCAGGCGACGGCGCGGCGGTTGCTGGAGCGGATGGGCTGCGAAATCGTGACGGTATCGGGCGCCGGATGCTGCGGAGCGATGCCGCAGCATCTGGGGCAGGGTGAGCGGGCGGAGGATTTCGCCCGCGCCAATGTCGATGCGTGGAGCCGTGCCATCGCCGCAGGAGTCGATACCATCGTCGTCACTGCATCGGGATGCGGCAGCGTATTGAAGGATTACGGCCATTTGCTGCGAAGCGATGCGCGATATGTCGAAGCGGCGCAGCGGATATCGGCGCGGGTGCGCGACGTGACCGAGCTTGTCGCCGAGCTTGGGCTGCCCGACGGCGTGCTGGGGGACGATGCCCCGGTGGTCGCCTATCATCCCGCTTGTTCGCTGCAGCACGGTCAGCGGGTGCGCGACATGCCCAAAGCCTTGCTGGAACACGCGGGCTTCGTGGTGATGCTCCCGTGGGAGGCGCATCTGTGTTGCGGGTCGGCCGGCACCTACAATATTTTGCAGCCCGCCATCGCCAGTCAGCTAGGCGCGCGCAAGGCGGCGGCGCTCGATACAGGGCGCCCGCGCGCGATCGCGACCGGCAATATCGGCTGCATGGCCCAGATCGCGCAATATACCGACACGCCGCTGGTTCACACGGTCGAACTGCTGGACTGGGCGACGGGCGGGCCGATGCCGCCCGCGCTTGTTCAGGCGCGAAAGGCGTAG
- a CDS encoding alpha-L-rhamnosidase: protein MPSINRRRFLGAGAAGAAAGATLSATRATARASGGLTVTDLRAENTVELLGTDVTRPRLSWRLEGDERGIVQKSYRIRAASTREKLAAGEADLWDSEPVASAASIDIAYGGPPLRSMQRVWWTVEITDERGRRAAADPSWFEGGLLDEADWQADWIVAEDAQAQADRQAGLQWIWSQKAIDGRPHAFRLDFDAPGDLQSADLLVSGKDDLLGVWVNGEPMRMEGKTYWGTLTPFPANFRAGRNCVCVLVSAETEGFFPVDGGAMAALIRLHQRGGAVERLVSGSRWRVMPDPGKGWTAADFDASAWPHAQRSGSNAQNDPRPSEPALLLRTGFRPKRKVVGARLYATALGAYDARINGKRISRAKLAPEITVSRDHILYQTYDVTDLVREGENALGVVVGDGWYAGAYGWRLERYSFGPAPRRLRLQLRLDYDDGASDWVTTGPDWRIGPTPVLMSDIYAGETFDARLRTPGWDVPGFDEAQWPRVKSGEAPATRLVAQASPRLEPMRALKAVAVTQPHPGVHVLDFGQNFAGWARVSARGEAGATIAMKFAEILNDDGTVDQSNLRGARATDYFTLRGDAEGESFEPHFTYHGFRYIQIEGYPGDFSAEAVEAQVVHSACRETGLVRFDNPLLQKVWHNTLWSQRSNFFAVPTDCPQRDERMGWMGDIQVFADAAAFNMEVDPFLRRFLGEVRAAQRKDGGYPIVVPQPLSYPDVVTAGWSEAGIILPWTLWQRYGDTAVIDTNWRAMTAWMDFVARDNPDHIWRNDRGLDLGDWLSVDAKQPDDETTPRILCATAYWAYCAQLMADMAAASGRMDDARRYTVLRRAIGRAYAKQFVPPDGVAGNGSQTSQVLSLHFGLVPDALRARAAAVLADDIRRRGMKLSTGFLGTPYLLDALADTGRLEEVAGLLLQTGYPSWGYMPSGGATTIWERWNGDVGDVSMNSYNHYALGAVVGFHYRRLAGIAPGAPGFRRIAVRPLYLPTIGDVSAVYDSCMGRIETAVRGKDGAMTALDLTVPPNTAADVELPPGRWTESGRALAGHDDMRDYAAGRDTVRFTVGSGSYAFRA, encoded by the coding sequence ATGCCGTCGATCAATCGCCGCCGGTTTCTGGGCGCCGGTGCGGCCGGCGCCGCCGCGGGCGCGACATTGTCCGCGACGCGCGCGACCGCACGGGCTTCGGGCGGCCTGACCGTCACCGACCTGCGAGCGGAAAACACGGTGGAGTTGCTGGGAACCGATGTCACCCGCCCGCGCCTGTCCTGGCGGCTGGAGGGTGACGAGCGCGGGATCGTTCAGAAAAGCTACCGTATTCGCGCCGCTTCGACGCGCGAAAAGCTTGCGGCGGGCGAGGCCGATCTATGGGACAGCGAACCGGTCGCGTCCGCCGCGAGCATCGACATCGCCTATGGCGGTCCGCCGCTGCGTTCCATGCAGCGCGTCTGGTGGACGGTCGAGATCACCGACGAACGCGGCCGGCGCGCCGCAGCCGATCCGAGCTGGTTCGAGGGCGGGCTGCTCGATGAGGCCGACTGGCAGGCCGACTGGATCGTCGCCGAGGACGCGCAGGCACAAGCCGACCGTCAGGCCGGGCTGCAATGGATCTGGTCGCAAAAGGCGATCGACGGGCGACCGCACGCCTTCCGCCTGGATTTCGACGCCCCGGGAGACCTCCAATCCGCCGACCTGCTGGTTTCGGGAAAGGACGATTTGCTGGGCGTCTGGGTCAATGGCGAACCCATGCGGATGGAGGGAAAGACATATTGGGGCACGCTCACCCCCTTCCCGGCGAATTTTCGCGCCGGACGCAACTGCGTATGCGTGCTCGTGTCGGCGGAAACCGAGGGCTTCTTCCCCGTCGATGGCGGCGCGATGGCGGCGCTGATCCGGCTGCATCAGCGCGGCGGCGCGGTCGAGCGCCTGGTGAGCGGGTCGCGCTGGCGCGTCATGCCCGACCCCGGCAAAGGCTGGACCGCCGCCGATTTCGACGCCTCCGCCTGGCCGCACGCGCAGCGATCCGGCTCCAACGCGCAGAACGATCCGCGCCCCAGCGAACCGGCGCTGCTGCTTCGCACCGGCTTTCGCCCGAAGCGCAAGGTGGTCGGCGCGCGCCTTTATGCCACGGCGCTGGGCGCCTATGACGCGCGTATCAATGGCAAGCGGATTTCGCGCGCAAAGCTTGCGCCCGAGATCACGGTGTCGCGCGACCATATCCTCTACCAGACCTATGACGTCACTGATCTGGTGCGCGAAGGCGAGAATGCGCTGGGCGTCGTGGTCGGCGACGGCTGGTATGCCGGGGCCTATGGCTGGCGGCTGGAGCGCTACAGCTTCGGCCCCGCGCCGCGCCGCCTCCGATTGCAGCTCAGGCTCGATTATGACGACGGCGCCAGCGACTGGGTGACGACCGGCCCCGACTGGCGGATCGGCCCCACCCCCGTGCTGATGTCCGACATATATGCGGGCGAGACGTTCGATGCGCGCTTGCGCACGCCGGGTTGGGACGTGCCGGGCTTTGACGAGGCGCAGTGGCCCAGGGTGAAATCGGGCGAGGCGCCCGCCACCCGGCTGGTCGCGCAGGCGAGCCCGCGCCTCGAACCCATGCGCGCGCTCAAAGCCGTCGCGGTGACACAGCCGCACCCCGGCGTGCACGTCCTCGATTTCGGACAGAATTTCGCCGGCTGGGCGCGCGTTTCCGCCAGGGGGGAGGCGGGCGCGACCATCGCGATGAAATTCGCCGAAATCCTGAACGATGACGGCACGGTCGACCAGTCCAATCTGCGCGGCGCGCGCGCAACCGATTATTTCACCCTGCGCGGCGATGCCGAGGGGGAGAGCTTCGAGCCGCATTTCACCTATCACGGCTTTCGCTACATTCAGATCGAAGGCTATCCGGGCGATTTCTCCGCCGAAGCCGTCGAAGCGCAGGTGGTGCACAGCGCATGCCGCGAGACGGGGCTGGTCCGCTTCGACAATCCGCTGCTGCAAAAGGTGTGGCACAATACGCTGTGGAGCCAGCGCTCCAACTTCTTCGCAGTGCCCACCGACTGTCCCCAACGCGACGAGCGTATGGGATGGATGGGCGATATTCAGGTGTTCGCCGACGCCGCGGCGTTCAATATGGAGGTCGATCCCTTTCTCCGCCGCTTCCTGGGCGAAGTACGCGCGGCGCAGCGCAAGGACGGCGGCTATCCGATCGTCGTACCGCAGCCGCTATCCTATCCCGACGTGGTAACCGCCGGCTGGAGCGAGGCGGGCATCATCCTGCCCTGGACGCTGTGGCAGCGTTATGGCGACACCGCCGTCATCGATACCAACTGGCGGGCGATGACCGCATGGATGGATTTCGTCGCGCGCGACAATCCCGACCATATATGGCGCAACGATCGCGGCCTCGACCTTGGCGACTGGCTGTCGGTCGATGCCAAACAGCCCGATGACGAGACGACGCCGCGCATCCTGTGCGCGACCGCCTATTGGGCCTATTGCGCGCAGTTGATGGCCGACATGGCCGCCGCCAGCGGCAGGATGGACGACGCACGGCGCTATACCGTGCTGCGCCGGGCGATCGGACGCGCGTATGCCAAGCAGTTCGTGCCCCCCGACGGCGTTGCCGGAAACGGGAGCCAGACGAGCCAGGTGCTCTCGCTGCATTTCGGCCTGGTGCCCGACGCGCTTCGGGCAAGGGCAGCAGCGGTATTGGCGGACGATATCCGGCGGCGCGGCATGAAATTGTCAACCGGCTTTCTGGGCACGCCCTATCTCCTCGACGCGCTCGCCGATACCGGGCGGCTGGAAGAGGTGGCGGGCCTGTTGCTGCAGACCGGCTATCCCTCCTGGGGCTATATGCCCAGCGGCGGTGCGACGACGATCTGGGAACGCTGGAACGGCGATGTCGGCGATGTGTCGATGAACAGCTATAACCATTATGCGCTGGGCGCGGTGGTGGGCTTTCACTATCGCCGGCTTGCGGGAATCGCCCCCGGCGCGCCCGGTTTCCGCCGGATCGCGGTCCGCCCGCTCTACCTTCCGACGATCGGCGATGTATCGGCCGTGTACGATTCGTGCATGGGTCGGATCGAAACCGCGGTACGCGGCAAGGACGGGGCGATGACCGCGCTCGACCTGACGGTGCCGCCAAACACGGCGGCCGATGTCGAACTGCCGCCGGGCCGCTGGACAGAGAGCGGACGCGCCCTGGCCGGACATGACGATATGCGCGACTACGCCGCCGGGCGCGACACGGTGCGTTTCACCGTCGGATCGGGCAGCTACGCCTTTCGCGCCTGA